The DNA window AGCGCCGCGGGTCTTATCCACCTCCTCAAAGGCATCTAGTGGATCAACCCAAGCTCCTCAACCAGAAGCTCTCTCGCTTCCTCCTTCGTAATCCTACCATGACGGAGGATGGTACCCCTGATAGGTATATGCAGTAGACAAGAGACGTCGTCCAATGTAACAGTGATCTCACCATAAGTTAGATGGAAGGAGGACGTCTTAGGATGCCATCTCTCTGCAAATGCCATGAGCATCACGTTATGGATCACAATGTACCAGATCTCACAAAGGTCCCTTAGAGTAGAGGCTATGAGGACATCCTGGAACCACGCCTTCTCTGACTGCTGCAGAGATAATATCTTCCGGTCGTGGTTATAGAACTTATGGGTCAACCTCTCCTGAAAATTTCCAATGAAAACAATGTTAATAACAATCAATGTTATAAATGATAAATTTgcaatgaaaaaaataaagaattaatcTAAGCAATGTTACCTCTTCATTCCAGACATGTCTGGCGATATGATCGGAGGGACTGATCGGAAGGACCCCCGGAGTAACCCTCAGGCGCATCAGCATCCGCACACAGTGGGTCAACACCCTCTAGAGGTGGCACTAAAGAAGCAATACCCTCTACAGGTGGCACAAACATATCCCGAAGAGGTCTGCGGGAGGACGACGCCTATGAAGTACGCTGACCATCATCCTGATGCCTCTGGGATGAAGAAGTGGAAGTGGATGGAACATGTGCCCTAGGATGCAGAGTAGGCTGTGGCGTAGCCTCAACTGTGGCCTCTGGTGGAACACTTGGAATAGAGGCGTCGGCTCCCTCTGGCAGTATCTGACTCCGTGCACGTCGCACCAATGCATGATGTGGAACCCTCCCATGTATGAGTTGGTATGTCCCAGCAGCCATAATGTCTGCAAGGTATAAGAAATAAATTTGAATCAGATACAATTAAgttataaaaacaaaagaaaaaaaacaaattttaacttCGTAGATGTACATGTGGAAAGCTTCCGTAGATACAACTACGAAAGCACCTAACATTCATAAGAACTGGGGTTGTTTCAGAGGTGTATCTACGAAACTACCATAATGTTTACTTGTTTCGTAACACCTAACCTATCTGACTCCGAACTCGAGGGAAAAAAACAAGTTTGGTGGAAGAAtgatttttgaggttgagagagttTGAAAATGAAAAGTTTTGAGAATGAGAGAGAAGAGTCTGATGCGAGTTTCACATCAAATGGTTCTGGAGCAACATTACAGGAATGTTTTCGTGTAAGCacctacaaaacaaatcaacGTTGAGTAAAAAAAAAAGTGCGTCCGAAAATACACCTTAAAAAACAAGAGGTAATTTTAGACACGCACATGGTACCTAAGAACCCCAATGGGTGGGATAAGAGATTCTGAAATCAAATCCTCTAGAAATTGGGTTGAGGAACTTGTTGGGCTTAATGGGAGAGAGGAAGAGCCCAATATGAAAGGCCCATCAAGTTTGGCGTGAAACGGGGTTGCGCGGCAAGTCAAACAGAGAAAGCATCGCGAATCGGAGAAGAAGGCGATGGAGGGAAGCGAAGGCAATAGCGATGCTGTATCTCCTCATCCATGGCAGTCTTACAACACTGTATACACCACCGCCAAAGCAGGTTAGTTTCCACCATAACCTCACATTCCTATTTCCCTTATTTTTCATTCTCAAGAAATCTATGCTATTCTCTTTGTTTCGTAAGAATTGTATAGTAGaagatgaaattcgttagtttaGTTTATCGATAATCGCTGTAACTTGTCTTATAAttgatgaaataataataatggtgTATTATTCAGGAATGGAGGGGGTTGACAAGGAGAAAGTAAAAAGGGTAGTGTATGAAATGAGCAAAGGATCCAAGTATTTCCAGAATGAGGAACGGAAGGAAGCTTTTATCAAACAGAAAGTCGACAACATGCGACTTCAATTTGCAAAGCTTTCTCAGTCTGATTTATCTCATTACCAGAAGGCATGTCACTATTAGTTCCATTATGATAGTTGTTTGTGTCAGTTGAAGTGATATTAGCTTTTTTTCCAATGCCAGGTTGCTGAAAGAAGGATTCTTGAGCTAGAAGCTTCGCGTGATCTTTCAAGGATCTGGTTACATGTAGATATGGATGCTTTCTATGCAGCAGTTGAGACTTTAAGTAACCCTACATTAAAGGGAAAACCAATGGCTGTCGGTGGCATGTCTATGTTATCCACCGCCAATTATGAGGTTTATTTTGTCAATAAATTATAAGCTTGAACTGATTTGATGGAAGATTGAAGAATTAATCTGCTTGAACTCTCTTGTTACATGGAATTTGTGATCCTCTTTTCGTCTTTTATACAGGCCAGGAAATTTGGGGTTCGTTCTGCCATGCCTGGGTTCATTGCACGGAAGCTATGTCCTGAGTTAATCCTTGTCCCAACAGATTTCAAAAAGTATACACATTACAGTGATTTGACCAGAAAAGGTTTTCTTTTTTGTGTGATTGCTTTTTATACCGTATCTTTTCCTTTAATTACTAATGGTAGCTTAAAATGcactttcttgttagtttttcaGAGGTACGATCCCAATTTTATTGCTGGTAGCCTGGAtgaagtgtcgcacgctcgcgaaaaatggacagagtcgccaccaatatatttatcccataagggaaaggaatatcagaaaacctaacaaaggaaggaacagggtcttgcgaccagagaatcaaggtacgggagtcggttacgcgagaggaaggtattagcacccctcacgcccatcgtactcgatggtatccacctatgtttgtttctatctaaagggtgtgtactatgtctatgtctatatgcgaatgaatgcaaaagaaatacggggaaaagaagaaattatttacaagtgtgctcgttcaagccccgcgacttgatgcctacgtatccttttcaggaatcagagcgccgtagttcggctccatagttttgtttgtttttgtgttttttagttgggcggagttaacgttcgcgctcttgcacaaggggacagcctaggatgcaatggagcggaaataacggtgcccttaagaaagcgagaggagagagaaagagtttgagtgtttcgaggaaatcccttaagcaagggaaactcgagttactctttggtttgtgttttttagaggttgggaacttacgcctgaatggaacccttaagcaagggagctccaagcactcgaacatcccttaagcaagggaagttacaagcttccattccctttttattagtcaaagtatttattagtcattttttatgagttttcttggtattttttatgggagtttattttgaatatttttagatgttttagggttgtaaaagaaaaaagaaatgaaaatagggAACTAGttctaatttctaaatctatgttgtggatattctaaaagaaaaatagggaggaaAAAGCAATTAAATGGATTAAAACCAACATCAAGGACCAAgggcattttagacatttcacaatggaaaatattcacaaaacaattagaaaatcacacaaactataaaggaaattaatcacaaacaatttcattttttatttaatagagaaattaatttgaattaataaagaagactattatctatttatggttttttgtgtatgaaaaactatttattaaaattctacaaaaatgctaattaaaagtcacttaaaagaaatttaaaaaaaaaactagttggtaggaaaattatttttgttgtttttttatctagaaaaaaacaattaatcaatcaaagagaataaaaaaaactatttttattacctagtttggtgagggaggagagagagagagtagagagagagaagggggagagagagagagagagagggagagagagtttgaacgtttcaagtggcacccttaagcaagggagactcaagttgttcctctcttttttttttcttctttatgtgaatgtatgtgcttctatttatattgccaatgattggattgtgatttggattcttgaatgtgggacttgaaaaatgtagtttgcaacacaccttttccatttctccaatgtgggacttgcaccATCACCTTTTTTCATGTTTTCAATGTGGGACTCTAACTTGTGTTGTATGTTGCAATTGCTCTTTTTCTTCATGCTATGGTGCTTACTttagacacttatatctcaagccatgggtggtcaaatgatgcaagaatggtgtcatatcaaagagggcatgggatagaataagattggtgttgaaaatatctcaagataaggcttggaagtatgagaaaaatagccttgaactcatgcaatcatcactgcacacgcccagcagcatGCAGTCCCGTGCGTATGGCCAAAttgtgactctgcgagggtggtactttgagcctctctatctcgatcaatacatgtccaaaatcagtgatactggtctcattggatagaggacatggcaaagaatagtttagaactgggcttgtttaagatagagacttgtggagggagaaagaggccttgacatttggcccgccacgtgtttgctgaaatgcgttgcgtgcccagaattctgtgtcatggctgcctgcagagtttggtcagggttggggcaccactttgaaggcttgtatctcactcaatatttgtccaattgtcccaattcttgtttcaatggatagaggagatggcaaggaagagattgataccaagtttgcattcatagcacttctgtagagctctaaaaatggctggagatttggcacgccaggtgtttgttaaaatgccgggtcatgacctgccttgtgacctggattgtgccttgatttaaatgagttttcagaaactccacaccacttcaactcttcatacaagcttcaaataaaaaagtgtccaactacaaagttgttctcctccatgagaggaagaactttgatgttggaaatttctccgaaaaatgccgtttgccacgtgtaattcagtgctgaagtggactgctcaacaagatttaagacatcaaaaatttttctaagtgttgaaatgtcttttttctatttttttccaactttttgccgaactcccgattttatccattcttcgacttttcttgattaattttccaccaaaagtcaatatttgaataattttcccgattttgacccaaaagtcaactgttccgatttttccgactattgatgaaattcccgattaaatctcttccgatcaaatccagtcaaacaaacacatccgcaTAGCCAGTATGAGAAGCCCTTTCACACATAGAAgtcattcctgattaaatgttgaccagaaagtcaattggttgactttggtcaaagaaaccctgatttaacgaaCCAAATGATTcgcaagcttgcactcttcaatcaatgccctgatttgaagcagagagacaccccaatccagaaggacttcaatgaacatagaaccatatgattatacctcagtcttccttgttctctgatcaaacttctttgcaatagagctctttttttttgaataataccaatgatatggatgcatgaatatgagttatgacctaagtaatGTATGCACATGAACCATAAGCCACAtgaatagggtaggacaaatttggggtatgacagctgcccctatttaatcgtcttatactcgagggtgagattggcgctagcctttcgaatgctcgagatagaagaagattaaataccaagacctgaaatttgtcctgaaaagatggtatggttttattctttgtttttgttttgatatctgctggggaaagggaaatttattgtttttctggtggaaatatttacagtgaataactggatttgaatggtgatagcttgtaacgtagccaaggtgccaatacaaggttctcaatggaaatgattatTGTATGAAACTATGATTGGAAAGTAtgggtttgatggaaaggtaggacctacgatccgtgactcgaaactagggtaaggtcaacggacctacgacccacaagaaatgaaaaagatgaggataaggtcaacggacctacgatccacaagaaatggaaaagatgaggataaggtcaacggacctacgatccacaagaaatgaaaaagatgaggataaggtcaacggacctacgatccacaagaaatgaaaaagatgaggataaggtcaccggacctacgatccacaaggaatgaaaaagatgaggataaggtcaacggacctacgatccataagaattgaaagaaaggataaacatcaacattgGGGTTGGAGGACgtcaacgctgaggttggagcatatcaacactgaggttgggggacatcaacactgaggttgtgaaaggaaaggcgtcgacactgaggtcgaggacatcaacaccgAGGTTGGGACGAGGAAAGATAAACAtcgacactgaggttgtgaataacgattggcatcgacacagAGGTCGGTGAAGGAGTGATAGGCATCAACACAGAGGTTGGACAAGGAAAGGATAAGCGTCAACACTGAGGTTGAAAAAGGAAAGGTATCGCCACTGAGGTCgaaggaagaaagaattaatatcaacactgaggttggaaattagttttgaaatggtttgccaggacggaaggcaaagaatacataacacgggggttggatctaaaagttttcccgtacgaggaaagagatcacggagactagtcacgactagactcgatcaaaagacataatcacgaagatgttgatgctggcgaagcataagaattacattaatccctcaggccaaaggcggggtgtaactcatcaagagcggcaatcgttcgaattgccacacaccaagtatggttattcaaatgattgaaaaatgaggtgggttgaatgcccaccctcactcacactctaatcttcacgcagcacacgggaaataacctcggagacaacgattctgacgaagaaagacaggagagagaagataagatttcttttggggattgagaataccaggtattggcaccatggtttgaggagatttgtgatgtagtagcagatatcaatccgagtttgtaaggacaactttttctgtggggatgtatcatcgtcttgattgagtgttgatttgtattatctggcttatgctttgtatgcgtgtttgaatttttctatggcgtaatgctccattttaatggatatgctacgctttgaggatgcaatgctatatgcaatggattctatatgcaaaagtgccaaataaaggcgtcggtgtgatagagaagcatgattattggggtccgttgctcgTTGTCTTGAAACGCCGTTGCGGATGGGCGTTGGAAACCTCATAGTGCCACAGATTATTGGCAACTCTGTGGAGGGTTAGAACATAGCTCTGCTGGGGAGGAGgtgactttgctcgactttccttacatcctatactgcttggggaatcatgagtttgaggagattccctcgatttaCCATGTTGAGAATGAGAAATTCATATAAGAAGCCCAGATTGGGGAAGCGgaacaactcccatgagaaataaactcatgtgcttggggagggaccgaagttccaggagaaataaactcctatgattgagGAGGgagcaataaaactcagaagattgtgccccaagcttcgtggactatggaggaatttgccccaaaggatccttggagagatttgtcaaatctcgacgtaactgctctAGATCGATGGAAACTTGAAcggatgcctcagttgacagagtcttcacacaacttgccccttggagtaatcagcctttgaagtgaatggctcatggaatcgatcaacttttctgcagttgttcattgtttgatcttccttgatgtcaagtgtttattcacaagtaaaagatatttgttttgaagatgataatcctaatgcaatgcttatgctagcttcgagatcaaagtttttgaaacaaagttgtgacattcagtgtttgaattatttgtcatatcgatatcaacataaatggtaagcaacatctaggagtcagttttacacaacttgcttttgaaataaaccctgcttcaattaggtcttttaagggttgtaacgtggcctggttcacggttttagaaagaaaggatttaaggctcaaagtctaacctaacccacccattcttcgtgatgttctccagtcctaagttcaatttAACCTGATATGAGCgtccatccttcaagaggagtttgaaatgattgaggaaccaatgaagccttcttggacatggcagtcactcactttctttttggtgtctgatcacacgactttgttcctttgatgaggatctttatgttgtaatcctcgttttttgcttttgctttgcctttcttttttatttccctaacttttgcctggacaaattctttttgaattttattttggattccagcgggatgccctaattttgcctaagtcacttgttttcaagttgttgacttagcgggctcttttttttttttcaatcctttcttttttgaataagtcgtgtgatcctgaatctctgacttgtgggagtgattgtgactgcctcattctttgattgatgagggattaccattgtagtattgactttcctcaatctttttgaaagataaccattgttgtatccttggatgcatactcctgatgaattttgattgctcgatcaggttagttgaacgctaccctgcccctgggttaaatgtgagggttttttttttttgtatagaaaagaaactcctacttcaaagctcaaaggggttaaagagggtctatctcccttatatctccggtgtttggggatttgaaacaatgcctgtacatcctcagcggggttttattcaaaagcacacaattttagattttgcgtttttattttttcatcattctccttttgatatttttgcttaatccagagtttgatatcgatagacagaaagatatgagtgaacacgaatggattgattcgaaactagcatatgcaatgcatttttattttcattaaaaaacaaacaagttttacatggaagaaacatttaacaaaacaaggaaaactacaaatgaaaatgcagaaatgattgatgattgccattgttgaggaggcttgactccgtttggacttgttgatcttgaatactttttgcagttctttccaaatacttcagattacttcaaaagaaaactccaacgaagtcacccaagagttgtaaatttttgtcttactttagggattcgagcaatgcgagcgatgcaatgctcaagataagagtacgtcttgcttatccctcgtgcgggagccccaagcattgttgctagagtagtaatcgccatcataaatggaaagaatcttatatggtcatcaaactcaagatagctacttgtggtgaagaggacccaatactcgaatcttaaccaattgaaattccgAAAAACGGGGAagcaccttgagaatgagaagcatcatgtagaacactcttgattaccacatggaaaaaGAATCTGACGAAGTCACTCCAGAATTggtaatgctttaagggattcgagcaatgcgaatgatgcaatgctcaagataagagtacgtcttgcttatccctcgtgcgggagccccatgaacctttcaatttatgtgaagaccatttggagtgaatgatatcgctttggagtcaatgagatcttggactttgtgtttcaaaatattacaatcctcagttgaatgtccggatgtcccagaatggtactcacactttgcatttaagtcatatccttgaggaatcggtgttggagggggcttagacTCCCTTAATTCGACCAAGGATTCATTGAGTAAATGGGAGAGCAGTTGactataagtcataggaatcgggtcaatctttcttggtggtctcctcggccttcgtggaccttgttgttggtaattctggtgatagttaagaacatgaacctgaggataagcagggagttcctcttctccattctctgaaattgcatttatttcacttttctcttcttcagtgaatTCAGGAACATTgaccatatcttggattttacccatctttaaagcattttcaattcgttctcctacgacaaccaaacttgagaattcggaggaagcacatccaatcatcatgttcagataaggatctttcagggtgttcatgaacatgtctacaagctctcgttccaaaagaggaggttggactctggaagctaattctctccatctttgtgcatactctttaaaagactcatcaaccttctgagttaaactttggagttgtagtctagtaggagccatgtcactgttgtacttgtaatgcttgagaaaggcctctgctaattcatcccatgtgcggacatggattcgttcaagtcgtgtataccactcaagggatgccccactgaggctatcctgaaagaagtgcattagaagcttatcattttctgcatacggtgccatcttgttgcaaaatgccttgatgtgactcatcggacaagtggtacccttgtattcttcaaaactggggactttgaatttagcaggaatcttgatatcaggaactaagcacaaatcaatagcatttaaaccagaggagcttcgaccttctaaagccttcaatctttcttccaggagatggaaTTTGTTCTCATTTTCCTCGACCGGGAATTTGAAAGCTTCcaattcagaatcgttctcatgatgtgagtCCTCCTTGTTGGGAACTTCCACGGGAACAGGTTTCgatcccccattagcaacagtggtcgaAGTATCATTGATCAACTTTACAAcactttgtctgagctcttcttgcccttgaacaacaacattgagagtctccaagagttgggtcatcctctcccccatagtatccaagtccttacgaagttcaacctgattctgttcaagacggtccatgattctcctgattaatccttgtatgctacagatgtagggaagtcaactTTGATGATGAAGCAAAAATCTggattgaaagggaccccaataagcttctgatatggaaccatgaaatgcaatatgatgtgaatgcaatgtttcatttccgaggaatcctaaagtcttttcacacattctTCTCTTTTATCTTTTTTGAGATCAAAGCTTTATTTTTTATAGCatatcttttgttttctttttttgcttttattttttcttttttcttttttctttttcttttttggaaatagactttagaattcctcacaaatgaagtggataaaataatgatgttatgcaatgcaagcatgggatcaaggtccgtatgatctgagtaaccaccacacaatcctctgaataactgaggTGAAACTTCTGTACAGGCCaagtgtcacaggatcaaaggttcgacgcctttttgaataccagaatatcaagcaccatgagaacggaccaaataaaggtccgacctcaaatacgaagagccaaaggtatgtaggagtcaaggtttcctgtcccaccccaatctcacgggtatgaattctagacacggacaggtggtccctaatggtcaccagggtctacagttcccatggggtacaaagtgtttgaggcaacaagcgtgccagacacagtgttccatgaaagaacctcgcccagttgtggtaccccatattgaactcatccatagcaagcgctacggtagccaacatgagcatccacgctaatcctatgtgtcacttggcctgggtagtgggccttttacctcaaaaaaaccccccacctgcaaaacagaacagaagaccccaaggagcacagaatataatccatatgcatgatgtgcaaacagaaataaacatgatatgcaagcagaaaataaacatgcaaacatatatacaagatatagacataaaaacaagtaaacacccagtaaataaacaaacaaacgcaggctaggatcgactcactaaggatggaccagcaacaggtctagcaacatccccagcagagtcgccagctgtcgcacgctcgcgaaaaatggacagagtcgccaccaatatatttatcccataagggaaaggaatatcagaaaacctaacaaaggaaggaacagggtcttgcgaccagagaatcaaggtacgggagtcggt is part of the Vicia villosa cultivar HV-30 ecotype Madison, WI linkage group LG2, Vvil1.0, whole genome shotgun sequence genome and encodes:
- the LOC131650416 gene encoding protein MAIN-LIKE 1-like, whose protein sequence is MRLRVTPGVLPISPSDHIARHVWNEEERLTHKFYNHDRKILSLQQSEKAWFQDVLIASTLRDLCEIWYIVIHNVMLMAFAERWHPKTSSFHLTYGEITVTLDDVSCLLHIPIRGTILRHGRITKEEARELLVEELGLIH